In the Staphylococcus sp. IVB6240 genome, one interval contains:
- the truA gene encoding tRNA pseudouridine(38-40) synthase TruA produces MPRVLVKISYHGGQFLGFQIQNQGRTVQGYFEKILKRMHKHPVRIHPSSRTDRGVHAKAQYFHFDTELNIEPAKWQYAMNRSLPDDIYVHEVQFVDEDFHCRYDCVGKTYRYSVYQAEHRNPFLAQLKTFESSELDVVAMNKAAQHFIGTHDFTSFCSQKTEVESKERTIYESRVEQTTEGLDFVITGSGFLYNMVRVIMAYLLEVGKGKRDADDVPKLLEAKDRNLVPHTAPAEGLYLEKVYLSPEVLQSDFGEEIKIHYKKSTQNS; encoded by the coding sequence ATGCCACGAGTTTTAGTGAAAATCAGTTATCATGGAGGACAGTTTTTAGGCTTCCAAATACAAAATCAAGGTCGTACCGTCCAAGGTTATTTCGAGAAAATACTAAAGCGGATGCATAAACATCCTGTGCGTATTCATCCGTCGAGTCGGACAGATCGTGGTGTTCATGCAAAAGCACAATATTTTCATTTTGATACAGAATTGAATATTGAGCCCGCAAAATGGCAGTATGCGATGAATAGAAGCTTACCAGATGATATATATGTGCATGAGGTACAATTTGTTGATGAGGACTTCCATTGTCGCTACGATTGTGTGGGTAAAACGTATCGCTATTCAGTGTATCAAGCAGAACATCGCAATCCTTTCTTAGCACAACTGAAGACATTTGAATCAAGTGAATTGGATGTTGTGGCGATGAATAAAGCTGCACAACATTTCATTGGTACACACGACTTCACTTCGTTTTGTTCACAAAAAACAGAAGTGGAGAGCAAAGAACGTACCATTTATGAAAGCCGTGTAGAACAGACGACGGAAGGGCTAGACTTTGTGATTACAGGATCAGGCTTCTTATACAATATGGTGCGTGTGATTATGGCGTATTTATTGGAAGTCGGTAAGGGGAAAAGAGATGCAGATGATGTTCCAAAACTACTTGAAGCCAAAGATCGTAACCTAGTTCCTCATACAGCTCCAGCAGAAGGACTTTATTTAGAAAAGGTCTATTTGAGTCCAGAGGTGCTACAGTCGGATTTTGGAGAAGAAATTAAAATTCACTATAAAAAATCAACGCAAAATTCTTAA